A section of the Telopea speciosissima isolate NSW1024214 ecotype Mountain lineage chromosome 3, Tspe_v1, whole genome shotgun sequence genome encodes:
- the LOC122655444 gene encoding histone H4-like: QNISSYRRALKKRERFKLLGFLFKGGGNVRKSRRGKGLGKGGPKRHRKVLSDNIQGITKPAIRRLARRGGVKRISGLIYEETRGVLKIFLENVIHDAVTYTEHARKKTVIAMDVVYALKRQGRTVYGVGG; this comes from the coding sequence caaaatatttcgaGTTACAGGAGAGCTCTGAAGAAGAGAGAGCGATTCAAgcttctagggtttttgttcAAAGGGGGAGGCAATGTCAGGAAGAGCCGAAGAGGCAAGGGATTAGGAAAGGGTGGACCGAAGAGGCATCGTAAGGTGCTGAGTGATAACATCCAAGGTATCACGAAGCCTGCAATTCGTCGTCTCGCGAGGCGTGGAGGTGTCAAGCGTATCAGTGGCTTGATCTATGAAGAGACCCGAGGTGTTCTCAAGATCTTCCTTGAGAACGTTATTCATGATGCAGTTACCTACACTGAGCATGCTCGCAAGAAGACAGTGATTGCCATGGATGTGGTTTATGCTCTCAAGAGGCAAGGCAGGACTGTCTACGGAGTTGGGGGTTAG